The Streptomyces sp. WZ-12 genome segment GCGGTTCTCCTGCATCAGGACGACGATGTGCTCGACGTCCTTGATGGAACCGGCGCTGCGCCGGGCGGGGATGGCCGCGGCGCGGGCGATGCTGTTGGACAGCGCGGTGGCACCGGCGGTGGCGCCGGCTATCTGGAGGAAGCGCCGGCGGTTGATGTCAGCCATGTGTCTGGGGACCTCGTAGGTGGGGGGATCGGGGGGGAACGGGTGCGGACGGTGTTGCGGGCAGAGTGTTCCAAGAGGAACGGGGGTCGGGGAAGAGGAAGTGTCCCGGCCGTGACACTTCACCGTACGGCGGGCGAACTCCCAGGCCATGCGCGGCCCCGGCACGGCGAACGGCCGGCGGGCCACGGCAGTTGTGCCGTGGCCCGCCGGCCGCGCGGGGCCGCTCGGTGGCGCCGGCTCGGCGGCGCCACCGGAACGGGTGGCTAGACCAGCGACGCCTCCGACGGGGACGGTCCCGGGGCGACGGGCGGTTCGGCGACGGGCGCGGGCCCCACCGCGTCCGGCACGCCGCGCGGCGGCACCGGCGGGGTCACCGACGCGGCGCGGGCCGCCTCGACGCGGCGGGTGAACCAGATGACCTTGCCGTCCGGGGTGGCGCAGGTGCCCCAACTGTCGCTGAGCGCCGCGATCCTGGCGAGCCCGCCGCCGGTCGCGCCCTCCAGTCGCGGCAGCCGGGGGCCCCCGTCGGCGACCGAGGCGGTCAGATGGCTGCCGCTCCACCGGAGTTCGAGCACGCAGCGGGCGTCGGGGCCGATGTGGCGATGGACGTTGGTCAGGAGCTCGGCCACCCCCTCGCACATCGGCGGGATCTCCAACTCAAGGCGCCAGTGGCGCAGATGGGCGGCGACGATCCGCCGGATCTGGGGAACCCGCTCCGCCGAGGCGGGCAGTTCGACCGTGTAGTGCCGGTGTGGTGGTGTCATGTCGAGGCTCCTCACCGCGAGGCTCACGCCCTTCACCTCGTTGCACCAACGAACCCCGAACACGAAGAGTGAGCTTCCGTCACGAATGGCTGGAATGCCATGCTGACCCCGGGGTTACCGGCCCGCAACAGGGAGCCATCCGTTTGAGGTGACCTGCTCTCAGGTGAGCGGCTACGCCAGTGCCGTCAGGATCTTGTCGGGGGTCAGCGGCAGCTCCCGCAGCCGGACGCCGGTGGCGTGCCAGACCGCGTTGCCGAGCGCCGCAGCGGTGCCGACGATGCCGATCTCCCCGATGCCCTTGCTGCCCATGGGGTTGAGGTGGGGATCCTCCTCGTCGAGCCAGTACGCCTCGATGGCCGGGACGTCGGCGCACGCCGGGACGTGGTACGTCGCCAGGTCGCAGGCGGTGAAGTCGCCAAATGCGGGGTCGATCTCGCTTCCCTCGGTGAGGGCCATGCCCAGGCCCATGGTCATGCCGCCGATGAACTGGGAGCGTGCCGTACGGGAGTTGAGGATCCGTCCGGCCGCGTACTGGCCGAGCAGTCGGCGGGTCCGGACCTCGCCGGTGCGGGTGTCGACCTGGACCTCGGCGAAGACGGCGCCGAAGGCGTGTTGGGCGTAGGGGGAGGGCTCGGCGGTCTCCTCGCGGGTGTCCCGGGTGACCGTGAGGCCCTCGGCGGGGAGCGGCCCCTCGTGGTCGCGGAGCCGGTCCAGCAGTGCGGTGCACGCCTTGTGGACGGCCCAGCCCCAGGAGGCGGTGCCCATGGAGCCGCCGGCGAGCACGGCGGGCGGCAGGTCGCTGCTGCCGATGTCGACGTGGACGCGGTCCTCGGGGGCGCCGAGCGCGGCGGCCGCGATCTGGGTCAGGACGGTGCGGGCGCCGGTGCCGATGTCGGTGGCATTGACCCGGATCCGGTAGCCGCCGTCGGGGGCGGCGTGCGCCTGGGCGGTGCTGGCGCTGACGAAGGTGGGGTAGGTGGCCGAGGCGACGCCGGTGCCGAGCAGCAGGTCGCCCTCGCGGCGGACGGCGGGGCGCGGGTCGCGGGTCCCCCAGCCGAAGCGTTCCGCGCCCCGGCGCAGGCACTCGACGAGGTGCCGGCTGCTGAACGGGCGGCCGGTGTCCGGCTCGGTGTCGGTGTCGTTGCGGACCCGCAGTTCGACGGGGTCCAGGCCGAGGGCGACGGCGAGTTCGTCGAGCGCGGACTCCAGCGCGTACATGCCGGGGGCCTCGCCGGGGGCGCGCATCCAGGAGGGGGTGGGGACGTCGAGGGCGACGACCCGGTGCACGGTGCTGCTGTTGGGCGAGGTGTACATGATGCGGGCCGGGATCGCGGCCTGTTCGACGAACTCGGCGAGGGTGGAGGTGTGCGAGAGGCTCTCGTGGCCCAGGGCGGTGAGCACGCCGTCGGGGCCGGCGCCGAGCCGCACCCGTTGGATGGTGGGCGTGCGGTGGCCGACGACGGCGGCCAACTGCCGGCGCGGCAGGGCGAGTTTGACGGGGCGGCCGGTGTACCGGGCGGCCATCGCGGCGAGCACGACCTGCGGGCGGGGCGTCCCCTTGGAGCCGAAGCCGCCGCCGACGTGCTCGGAGACCACGGTGATGTCGTCGGTGCCGAGCTTGAACAGGGCGGCCAGGTCCTCGCACACCCTGGTGGCGCCCTGGCTCGCGTCGTGGACGGTGAGGTGGCCGTCGGTCCACTGGGCGGTGGCGGCGTGCGGCTCCATGGGGTGGTTGTGCAGCGGGGACATGGTGTAGGTGACGTCGACGGTGGTCGGTGCGGCGGCGAACGCCGCGTCGAAGTCGCCGCGTTCGCGGGCCCCGGGGCCGCCGAAGACCTCGTCCGGTACGTACAGCCCGGGGTGGTCGGCGGTGAGCAGCACGTCGTGGTCGTCGGCGGCGTAGCTGATGCGGACGGCCTCGGCGGCGTCCCGGGCGGTCTCCAGGGTGTCGGCGACGGCGAGCGCGACGTACCAACCGCGGTGCGGGACGCGGTCCTCCTGGAGGAGCGCGAGGGTCGCGTCGTCGGTGGCGCCGAGGCGGGGCGCGTTCTCGTGGGTGAGGACGGCGAGGACGCCGGGCAGGGCCAGCGCGTCGCGGGTGTCCACGGCGGTGATCCGGCCGCGGGCGATGGTGGCCGGGACCGGCCAGGCGTAGGCGCAGCCGGGCGGGGTGTGTTCGGCGGCGTAGCGGGCGGTGCCGGTGACCTTCTCGCGGCCCTCGCGGCGGACCAGGGGGGCGCCCAGCGGGAGAGGCGGTGTCAACGGCTCCGGGGTTTCGTGGCGCATGGCGCGGGTCCTTGGGGTCGGGGTGGGCGGGGTCAGCCGCGGGCGGCGAGGTCGACCAGGACGCCGACGGCGAGGGCACGGGCCAGCGGGACCTTGAAGCCGTTGTCGCGCAGCGGTGCGGCGGCGGCGAGTTCGGCGTCGGCGGCGCGGGCGAAGGTCTCCTCGGTGGCGGGCGCGCCGCGCAGCACAGCCTCGGCGGCGCGGGCCCGCCAGGGGCGGTGGGCCAACCCGCCGAAGGCGAGCGCGGCGTGCTCGACGGTGCCGTCGCGGACGGCCAGGACGGCGGCGACGGAGGCCAGCGCGAAGGCGAACGAGGCGCGGTCGCGGGCCTTGCGGTAGCGGGAGTGCGCGCCGGGGCGGGCCGGCGGCAGTTCGACGGCGGTGAGCAGTTCGCCGAGCCGGATCTCGGTGTCCCGTTCGGGGGTGTCGCCGGGCAACCGGTGGAACTCGGCGGCGGGGACGGCGCGTTCGCCCTCGGGGCCGCGCAGGTGCACGGTGGCGTCCAGGGCGGCGAGGGCGACGGCCATGTCGGAGGGCTGGGTGGCGACGCAGTGCGCGGAGTGGCCGAGGACGGCGAGGTCGCGGTGGGCGCCCTCGATGGCCGGGCAACCGGAGCCGGGCTGCCGCTTGTTGCACGGTTTGGCGGTGTCCTGGAAGTAGGTGCAGCGGGTGCGCTGGAGGAGGTTGCCGCCGGTGGTGGCGGTGTTGCGCAGTTGCCCGGAGGCGCCGGCCAACAGGGCCTGGGACAGCACCGGGTAGCGGTCGCGGACCGCGGGGGCCGCGGCGAGGTCGGCGTTGCGGACGGTGGCGCCGATGCGCAGCCCGCCGTCCGGGAGTTCCTCGATGCGGTCCAACGGGAGCCGGCTGACGTCGATGAGGGTGCGCGGCGCCTCGACGCCGAGCTTCATCAGGTCGACGAGGTTGGTGCCGCCGGCCAGGAACTGGGCGCCGGGCTGCCCGGCGGCGGCCCGCACCGCCTCGTCGACGCTGTCGACCCGGAGGTAGCCGAACGGCCTCATGCGCCGCCCACCTCCGCGCGTACGTCCGGCACTCCGGCCGCGTCGGCGACCGCCTCGACGATCCGGGGGTAGGCGCCGCAGCGGCACAGGTTGCCGCTCATCCGCTCGCGGATCTCGTCGGCGGTGAGCGCGACCGGCGCCCCGGAGCGCGCGGTGTGCGGGGTGACGTGGGAGGGGAAGCCGGCGGCCGCCTCGGCCAGGACGCCGAGCGCCGAGCAGATCTGGCCGGGGGTGCAGTAGCCGCACTGGAGGGCGTCGCGGTCCAGGAAGGCTTCCTGGAGGGGGTGCAGGCGGTCGCCGTCGGCGAGGCCCTCGATGGTGGTGATCCGGCGGCCGTCGTGCGCCACGGCCAGCAGCAGGCAACTGTTGGCGCGCCGGCCGTCGACCAGGACGGTGCAGGCGCCGCACTGCCCGTGGTCGCAGCCCTTCTTGGCGCCGGTGAGGCCGAGGTGCTCGCGGAGCAGGTCCAGGACGGTGGTGCGGTGGTCCAGGATCACGGTGTGCGGGGTGCCGTTGACGGTGAGGCTGAGTTCGGAGCGGCGGCCGTTGACCGGGCGGGGGCCGCCGGCGTCGTCCCCGGGCTCATCGGGCGGCATCAGGGGGCGCCCTTGGTGACGGTCTGCGGCAGCGTGGCCAGCCGCAGTTCGACCTCCTTCTCCTGGTCGCCGGCGGCCATGCCGAGGACGTCGACGGTGAAGGCGGACTTCAGTCCGGCGCAGAGCTGGTCCACGGCCCAGTAGCCGCCTTGGAGGGAGACGGTGACGGGGGCGGACAGCCGGCGCGGCTCGGGGGTGTCGCCGCGCTCGCTGACGTCGACGGTGGAGGTCCACACCGTCGCGCCCGGCCCGGCCACTTCGGTGGGGACGTCGTCCGCGGCGCGGTCGGAGTGGAAGGCGGTGCGCAGGACGCCGAAGACGGCGTGCGCGTCCTCGGTGCTGCAGCCCTCGACCTCCACGACGACCTCGGCCGCTACGTGTTCCGCGTGTGACGCCTGTTCCGCGCTGTTCACTGTGGGCCCTTCCCTCGGGGTGCCGGACGCTTCCAGGCTCGCCCGGCGTCCCGGAGCCGGCGACCCGAGGCTCGAAGGAGTGGTTTAAACGGGCGCACCGACCCGCCACACCAGCCCGGAGTTACGTTGTGTAGTCAGGGCGTGCTCTCCGTAATCGTCCTGTCGTCCCTGCCGCCCGCATCCCCAGGAGACCCGTTGACCAGTCCCCTCGTCGACCAGCAGGCCACCGGCTACAGCCTCCGCCAGGCGCTGCGCATGGTGCGCGCCGCCGCGCTCGCGCACCAGGACGAGAAGACGATCGAGACCACCGCCCGGGAATGGGGTTTCGACCGGGTGCGCCACCTCCACACCGCGTTCTGCCCGCCGTTCCCCCTCGCGGAGGCCCGGGCGTACACCCTCGGCGGGCGGCATGCGCTCGTCACCGCGTTCCGCGGCGCCGATCCCGCCGGGCTGCGGGGCTGGCTGTCGGAAGCCGCCACCCCGCCCTGGCCGGGCCCCGGCGGCCGGGGGTACGTCCACCACGGCTTCGCCGAGGCCCTGGAGTCGGTCTGGCCGCAGATCCTCACCGCGGTCAAGGAGCTCCGGGACGCCGACCAGGCGGTCTACTTCACCGGGCACGGCCTGGGCGGGGCGCTGGCGATGCTGGCCGGCGCCCGGCTGCACTTCGAGGACCCCCGCCTGACCGCCGACGGCGTCTACACCTTCGGCCAGCCCCGCACCTGCGACCCGGGCCTGGCCGGGGAGTTCAACGCCGCCTTCGCGGACCGGATGTACCGCTTCGTGAACCACCACGACCTGCTCCCCCAGCTCCCGGCCGAGCCGGCCTTCCGCCATGTCTCCGCGCTGCGCTACATCGACCCCCGGGGCGCGGTGCACAACACCATGCCGCTGCTCGGCGGCGCACTGGACCGCGGCCGGGGCCTGACCGCCGAGCTGCTGGCCCCCACCTCGGACGGCATCCGCGACCACGCCCTGGCCGGGTACGTCACGGCGTTGGAGAACGCGGCGCGCGAGCGGGACTGAGCCACAAGTCGCCCCGTATCGCGCCTAGTTCACTCCGCCTGGTTCACCGCTCCCGTCGGGGCGGTGAAGGGGACGGCGGCGGCGTGCGGGACGATCTCGACCTCGTCGCCGAGGGCCCACTCGGCGGCCCGGGAGGACATCGCGTGCGGGACGGTGTCGCTGATGCCGGGCGCCGCGGGGATGTCGTAGGTGGCGTGCGCGTCGTGCGGCAGGACGACGCGGTGGCCGCGGTCCAGGGCGGCCCGGGCGGTGGCCGCGACGCACATCTCGGAGAGCACCCCGCACACCGTCAGCTCCGTCACGCCCGCGTCGTCGAGTAGGGCGTCGAGCGGGGTGTCGGCGAAGCCGTCGTCCTCGGTCTTGCGGACCACGTGCTCGCGGGTGCCGGGCGTGACGGGCAGATGGAGCTCCCAGCCGGCGGTGCCCGGCTCGTCGACGGTGCCCGGCTCGCCGTCGTTCTGGAGGTGGACGACGAGGGCGCCGGCGGCCCGGGCCCGGGCGAGCAGGTCGCGGGTGCGGTCGAGGACCCGGGCCGCGTCGGGCACCGCTTCGCCGCCGGAGACGAACGCGCTCTGCACGTCGACGACGAGGAGTGCCTGGACGGGGCGTATCTGTGCGTCGGTCATGGTCTCCATGATCCATGGGCACGGCGCTGGGCCGGTCGGGCGGGAACGCTTCTGGCCGGGCACGCATGGTTGCCACAGGCATCGACCGGGCGGATCATCCGTAGGTGCTCCACGGTCGTGCGTACTCGCGTCCCCGCGTGGGCGCCGGGCCGGTGGGGCGCGGCATCCGATCCGCACCGCGACGACGCGAGGAGAGCACCGTGGAAGCTGTCACCGTCAACGGGCACTGCGCACCGGGGTACGAGGAGGTGCGGGCCGCCTTCGAGCGGAACTTCCGCGACCACGGGGAGGTCGGAGCGGCGGTCGCTGTGCTGGTGGACGGGGCGCCGGTGGTGGACCTGTGGGGCGGGCACGCGGACGCGGCCGGGAGCCGGCCGTGGGAGCGGGACACCCTGGTCAACGTCTACTCCACGTCCAAGGGGATGGCCGCGCTGTGCGCCCATCTCCTGGTGGACCGGGGCGAGTTGGACCTGGACGCGCCGGTCGCGCGCTATTGGCCGGAATTCGCCCGGGCCGGCAAGGAGGCCATACCGGTGCGCTGGCTGCTCAGCCACCGCGCCGGACTGCTGGCGCCCCGCGAGCCGCTGGCCGCGGGCCGGGCCTACGACTGGGAGTACGTCTGCGACGCCCTGGCGGCCACCCCGCCCTGGTGGGAGCCGGGGACCAAGCAGGGCTACCACGCGGTGACGTTCGGGTATCTGGTGGGCGAGGTGGTCCGGCGGATCACCGGGCAGTCGCTGGGCACGTTCCTGCGCGCGGAGGTCACCAGGCCGCTCGACGCCGACGTGTTCATCGGCACGCCGCCCGACGAGCAGCGGCGGTGCGCCGACATGATCGGGCAGCTCACCACCGACCTGCTCCGCGAGCGCTTCCCGGACCTGCCGACGCCGCCGGTCGGCGGGCTCGCCGACCACCCGCGGGCCGGTGTCGCACTGGCCCTGACGTACATCCCCACCGGCGACGTCAACAGCGCCGCCTACCGCGCGGCGGAGATCCCGTCCGGCAACGCGCACGCCTCGGCCCGCGGCCTGGCCGCCGTCTACGGGGCGCTGGTCGGCGGCGAACTGGTGCGGCCCGCCGCCCTGGAGGCGATGCGCAGCCCGCAGAGCCGGCCGGACGAGCCGGACCTCACGCTCGGCGGGCTCACCCCGGACGGCACCGCCGACGCGTTCCGCTGGGGGCTGGGCTACATGCTCAACGAGCGGGGGCAGGCGGGCCCCAACCCGGGGGCGTTCGGGCACGGCGGCGCGGGCGGCTCGTACGCCTTCGCGGACCCGGAGAACGGGCTGGCGTACGCCTACGTCATGAACCGCTTCGGGGGCGGCACCAGCGGCGAGGACCTGCGCAGCCGGTCGCTGGTGGAGGCGGCGTACGCGGCGCTGGCGGAGGCGCGCGGCTAGGGCCGGTCCGACGGGCCGGGGGGGGCGGACGGGGCCTCTTGCTGAGCGGCTTCCGGGCCGCCGCCTTCGCCCGGGGTGGAGCGATAATGGGGGGTGCGGCATGGATCCGTCCGGCGCCGCCGCGGACGGCGACGGTCCCGGGGAGAGGGCGTGGTGGCCATGGAAAGGGACACCGAGACGATTCACGAGGCGTACTCGTTCGTGTGTCTGCACTGCGGGCACGGGTGGGAGGAGGAGTACGAGATCCGGCACACCACCGATCTCGCGGGCCGTCGGCGCGCCGACTACTTCAACCACGGCCGTCGGGTGCCCTCTCCGCTGACCCGCGCGGACTGCCCGGGCTGCAACCGCGGACCGATCCGGATCCTGCGGCCCGGCCGGGTCAAGAACGCCCGGACCTACCTGGCCTGACCTGCCCGCATCGGGGCGCCCGGACCCGCTGCGATTCGGTAACGGAGGCCCACACTCCGTCATTCAGCCCGGCAAACGTTGCATATGCTCAGGTCGGGGGCCCGGCGGTCGGTTTCGGACACGCGAAACGGCCGGCGGCCGGGGCCTCGCGACCGATCGCCTCTCAGGGACCGCCCGGCTGGCCTCCCCTGAGCCTGGAAGACGCCGGAGTGGACCTTGACCGTGCAGAAGGGGGAGCCGCGCCCCCGCTCCCGTGTGCTCTCCGCGCTTCCGTACCTGGTCATGGCCGCGGTCAGCGCGGTGGACATCACCGCGGGCCCGGCCGTCGGCTTCCTGCCCCTGGTGTCGCTGGGGCCGGCGTTCGCCGGTCTGGTCGGCGGCTGGCGCCGGACGGCGCTGATCGGGCTGACCGCGGCCGTGCTCTGCGTGGGACTGGGCATCCACAGCGGGCTGTTCGAGAGCCGGCGCGGGCTGACCGCGCTGGTGTCGGTTGCGGGCGTGACCGCGGCCGGCGTGGTGGCCGCGGTGATGCGGCAGCGCCGGGAGGCCGAACTGGCCAACGTGCGGTCGATCGCCGAGGTCGCCCAGCGGGTGCTGCTGCGGCCGGTGCCGCGCAGCGCCGGTCCGCTGCGGATCGCGGTCTCGTACACCTCGGCGGTGGCCGAGGCCCGGATCGGCGGCGACCTCTACGAGGTGGTGACCTCGCCGGCCGGGGTGCGGATCATCGTCGGGGACGTGCAGGGCAAGGGCCTGGAGGCGGTGGAGAGCGCCGCGGTGGTGCTCGGCGCGTTCCGGGAGGCGGCGCACGACGAGGCGGACCTGTCGGCGGTCGGCGCCCGGGTCGAGCGGGCGCTCAACCGCCATCTGTCCGGGGAGCGGTTCGTGACCGCGGTGCTCGCCGAGATCGGCCGCGGCGGCGACGCCACGCTGCTGAACTTCGGCCACCCCGCCCCCCTGGTCGTCCGCCCGTCCGGCACGGTCGGCTACGCGGCGCCGCCGGAACGGGCGCTGCCGCTGGGCCTGTTGGAACACCGGCCGGACGCGCCGGTCCCGTACCGGGTGCCGTTCGCCCCCGGCGACCAACTGCTCTTCTACACCGACGGGGTCACCGAGGCGCGCGACTCGGCGGGCTGGTTCTATCCGCTCGACGAGCGGGCGACGCTGCTGAAGGACCCCGACCCGGAGGCGGCGTTGCAGGCGGTCCGGGAGGACGTCGTCGACCACGCGGAGGGGCCGCTGCACGACGACGCGGCGATGCTGCTGGTGCGGTACCGGGTGGGGCACCGGGACCCGGACCGGCCGGGCCCCGGCGGCGGTCAGGGCAGCGGCAGCCCGGTGTAGTTCTCGGCGAGTTCGGCGGCGGCGTGCCAGGAGCCGGCGATCCGGTCGAGCTGGGAGAGCTGGAGCCGGGTGTCGAAGTCGCTCTGGTCCGGGGCGGTGTGCAGGGTCGTGGTCATGAAGTGCGAGAAGTGCTCGGCGCGCCACACCCGGCGCAGGCAGGTCGCGGAGTAGGCGTCGAGCGGTTCCGTCGAGCCGGTGCGGTGCCACTGCGTCAGGGCGCGGGCCAGGACGGTGACGTCGGCCACGGCGAGGTTGAGACCCTTGGCCCCGGTGGGCGGGACGATGTGGGCGGCGTCGCCGGCCAGCAACACCCGGCCCCAGCGCATCGGTTCGGTCACCGCGCTGCGCAGCGGGAGGACCGCCTTGGCGGTGAGCGGGCCGCGGGCCAGTTTCCAGGGGACGGTGTCGACGGCGGTGCGGGCCGCCAGTTCGTCCCAGATCCGGTCGTCGGGCCAGTCGTCCGGGTCGGTGCCGTTGGGGACTTGGAGGTAGAGCCGGCTCACCGTCGGGGTGCGCATGCTGAGCAGGGCGAAGCCGCGGGGCGAGTGGGCGTAGACCAACTCGTCCTGGGACGGCGGGACGTCGGCGAGGACGCCGAGCCAGGAGTAGGGGTAGCTGCGGGTGTAGGTCCGGCGGGCGGACGTGGGGATCGCCTCTCGGGCGACGCCGTGGAAGCCGTCGCAGCCCGCGACGTAGCGGCAGGTGAGGGTGCGTGCGCGGCCGTCGTGGGTGTAGTGGATGCGGGGCCGGTCGGTGTCGGCGCCGGTCACCGCCCGCGCCCGGGCCTCGAACAGCAGCGGCGGGCCGCCTCGGAGTTGGAGCGCTATCAGGTCCTTGACGACCTCGGTCTGGGCGTAGACGGTGACCCGGCGGCCGTCGGTGAGCGTCGGGAAGTCCAGGCGGTGCGCGCGCCGGTCGTAGCGCAGCTCGATGCCGTCGTGGACCAGTCCCTCACGGTCCAGCCGCTCCCCCGCCCCGCAGGCCCGCAGGACGTCGGTGGTGCCCTGTTCGAGGATGCCGGCGCGCTGCCGCTGCTCGACGTAGGCGCGGTCCCGGCCCTCCAGGACCACGCAGTCGACGCCGGCGCGGTGCAGCAGCCGGGCGAGCAGCAGCCCGGCGGGGCCGCCGCCGATGATGCCGACGGTGGTCTCGTCCGGTGCGGTGGCGGTGCCGGGCATCAGTAGTCCGTTCCTGGGGCGGGCTGGGCGTGCAGCGGGGCGAGGTGGGCGAGCAGGGCGGCGAGGACCTCCGCGGGGCGTTCGACGCCGGCGAGGTGGGCGGCGCCGGACAGTTCGACGAGGCTGGCGTCCCGGATGCCGTCGGTGAGTTCGCGGGCGTGCGCGGGCGGGGTGGCCGGGTCGGCGCGGCCGGCCAGGACGAGGGTGGGGGCGGTGATCCGCGGCAGGGTGGAGCGCAGGTCGTAGGCGGCGAGGGCGTCGCAACAGGCCGCGTAGCCCTCGGGCGAGACGTCCTGGCGGAGGGCGGTGACGAGGGCGGTGGCCTCCGATGTCGTGGCGAAGGCGGGGGTGAACCAGCGGCCGGCCGCGCCGTCGGCGACCTGGTCCAGGCCCTTGGCGCGGACCAGGGCGGCCCGTTCCCGCCAGCCGGCCGGTTCGCCGAACCGGGCGGAGGAGCAGATCAGGGCGAGCGAGCTGATCCGGGTGGGGTGGTGGGCGGCGAGCCAGGCGCCGACCGCGCCGCCGAGCGAGACCCCGGCGTAGGCGAAGGCGTCCAGGCCGAGGGAGTCGGCGAGTTGCAGGACCAGGCCGGCGAGTTCGGGGATGGTGGTGGTGCCGGGGGTGGCCAGGACGTCGGTGGGGGTGCCGCCGTGGCCCGGGAGGTCCCAGCGGACGACGTGGAACCGGCGGGCCAGGGCCGGGAGTTGGGGCTCCCAGAGGGCGAGCGAGGTGCCGACGGAGGGGCCGAGGATCAGCGGCGGGGCGCCGGGCGGGCCGTCGGTGGCGTGGTGCAGTGCGGGGGCGGCGGGCGTCATGCGGGCTCCTGCGGTTCGTTCCGGCCTCCCACGTTGTCGGCTTTCCCGCCGAGGGGGGTGCCGGTTGCGCCTGCGGCGCGTTGTCCGCTGCGCGGGGCGTCGGGTGCGGTGACGGGTGTTCGGGTCCGGTGTCCCGGGCTGCTTCGCTCCACGTCCGGGACACCGGACCCGAACGCCCGTCACCTCCCGTTAGCTGGATGGGATTTCGGTGGGTGGGGGTGGCCGGGGTGGTCGTACCGAGGTTGTACCGCATCGGGGTCTTGGCCTCTCGCAGGGCCGCGGTCGGGTCGGCGCGTCCCGGGTGGGGGGTCAGCGGAAGGCGAGGAACACGGTCTCCTCGGGGGTGCCGTTCGGGGGCTGTTGGAGTTGTACGTCGAAGCGGTAGCGGGCGGGGCCGTCGGGGCGGGCCAGCAGGGTGGCGGCGCGTTTCGGGGGCAGCGTCGAGAGCAGCGGGTCGGCGGCGTGGGCCGCGGTGTGCTCGGGGAAGTAGGCGCGGGTGAACAGGTGGTGGAGCAGGCCGCGGGCGTGGACGATGACCGCGAGGTGGGGGGCGGCGTCCGGGCGGCCGGCGGGCGCGGCCGGACGCCGGGTGTGGAGCGCGTAGTGCCCGTCGGCGTCGGTGGGGACCCGGCCGAAGCCGGTGAAGCGCGTGCCGTCGCGGCGCAGTGAGCCGGGCTCGCGGGGCGGGCGGCCGTCGGGGCCGGGTTGCCAGAACTCCAGCAGGGCGTCGGCGACCGGTGCGCCCGTGCCGTCGCGGACGTGGCCGTGCACGGTGAGGGTGTCGGGGTGGCCGTCGGGCGCGATCCGGGCGCCGCCAGGGAAGGGCAGGGCGTGGCCGAAGAAGGGGCCGATGGTCTGGGCGGGCGTGGGGGCGAGCGGCCCGCGGTGGCCGGCGGCGGCCGGCATCAGCGGCTCCCCTCGGTCTGGGTGGCGGCGGGGCCGTCCAGGACGACGTCCCAGCGGTAGGCCAACGCGCCGCCCGGGACGGACCGTTGGTGGTCGTAGGCGGCGATCAGGCGGTGGCGGTCGGCGGCGTCCGGGACCGCGGCGAGGACCTGGTCGTACGGGAGGAGCGGGTCGCCGGGGAAGTACATCTGGGTGATCAGCCGCTGGGTGAAGGCGGTGCCGAAGAGGGAGAAGTGGAGGTGGGCGGCGCGCCAGGCGCTCTGGTCGGGGAGGGGGTAGGCGCCGGGTTTGACGGTGGTGAAGGCGTAGCGGCCGTGGTCGTCGGTGAGGCAGCGGCCGACGCCGGTGAAGTTGGGGTCCAGCGGCGCCGGGTGTCGGTCTCCTCGGTGGGCGTACCGGCCGGAGGCGTTGGCCTGCCAGATCTCGACGAGTTGGCCGCGGACGGGGCGGCCGGCGCGGTCCAGGACGCGGCCGGCGACGGTGACGCGCTCGCCGAGCGGGGCGCCGGAGTGCTGTCGGGTGAGGTCGGCGTCCAGGGCGTCGACGTCCGCGGGGCCGAAGACGGGGGCGGTCAGCTCGACCGCCTCGGGGTCGGTGGCGGCGGCGAGGGGATGGCGGGGCCGCCGGGGGTGGCGCTCGGGGGCTCCGCGGTACGGCTCGGGGGCCGGGGTGGGGAACGGCGGGGCGGAGGGGGGCGGTGCGGTCATGGTGCCCTTTCCTGCGGTGGACGGGTACGGACCGGTCGGCCGCCGGTGGCTCTCCGGCCGTGTCGGCGGACCGATTCCCTTCCAACTCCCTTCTGTGAGA includes the following:
- a CDS encoding serine hydrolase domain-containing protein, giving the protein MEAVTVNGHCAPGYEEVRAAFERNFRDHGEVGAAVAVLVDGAPVVDLWGGHADAAGSRPWERDTLVNVYSTSKGMAALCAHLLVDRGELDLDAPVARYWPEFARAGKEAIPVRWLLSHRAGLLAPREPLAAGRAYDWEYVCDALAATPPWWEPGTKQGYHAVTFGYLVGEVVRRITGQSLGTFLRAEVTRPLDADVFIGTPPDEQRRCADMIGQLTTDLLRERFPDLPTPPVGGLADHPRAGVALALTYIPTGDVNSAAYRAAEIPSGNAHASARGLAAVYGALVGGELVRPAALEAMRSPQSRPDEPDLTLGGLTPDGTADAFRWGLGYMLNERGQAGPNPGAFGHGGAGGSYAFADPENGLAYAYVMNRFGGGTSGEDLRSRSLVEAAYAALAEARG
- a CDS encoding PP2C family protein-serine/threonine phosphatase; its protein translation is MAAVSAVDITAGPAVGFLPLVSLGPAFAGLVGGWRRTALIGLTAAVLCVGLGIHSGLFESRRGLTALVSVAGVTAAGVVAAVMRQRREAELANVRSIAEVAQRVLLRPVPRSAGPLRIAVSYTSAVAEARIGGDLYEVVTSPAGVRIIVGDVQGKGLEAVESAAVVLGAFREAAHDEADLSAVGARVERALNRHLSGERFVTAVLAEIGRGGDATLLNFGHPAPLVVRPSGTVGYAAPPERALPLGLLEHRPDAPVPYRVPFAPGDQLLFYTDGVTEARDSAGWFYPLDERATLLKDPDPEAALQAVREDVVDHAEGPLHDDAAMLLVRYRVGHRDPDRPGPGGGQGSGSPV
- a CDS encoding 4-hydroxybenzoate 3-monooxygenase; this translates as MPGTATAPDETTVGIIGGGPAGLLLARLLHRAGVDCVVLEGRDRAYVEQRQRAGILEQGTTDVLRACGAGERLDREGLVHDGIELRYDRRAHRLDFPTLTDGRRVTVYAQTEVVKDLIALQLRGGPPLLFEARARAVTGADTDRPRIHYTHDGRARTLTCRYVAGCDGFHGVAREAIPTSARRTYTRSYPYSWLGVLADVPPSQDELVYAHSPRGFALLSMRTPTVSRLYLQVPNGTDPDDWPDDRIWDELAARTAVDTVPWKLARGPLTAKAVLPLRSAVTEPMRWGRVLLAGDAAHIVPPTGAKGLNLAVADVTVLARALTQWHRTGSTEPLDAYSATCLRRVWRAEHFSHFMTTTLHTAPDQSDFDTRLQLSQLDRIAGSWHAAAELAENYTGLPLP
- the pcaD gene encoding 3-oxoadipate enol-lactonase — its product is MTPAAPALHHATDGPPGAPPLILGPSVGTSLALWEPQLPALARRFHVVRWDLPGHGGTPTDVLATPGTTTIPELAGLVLQLADSLGLDAFAYAGVSLGGAVGAWLAAHHPTRISSLALICSSARFGEPAGWRERAALVRAKGLDQVADGAAGRWFTPAFATTSEATALVTALRQDVSPEGYAACCDALAAYDLRSTLPRITAPTLVLAGRADPATPPAHARELTDGIRDASLVELSGAAHLAGVERPAEVLAALLAHLAPLHAQPAPGTDY
- the pcaG gene encoding protocatechuate 3,4-dioxygenase subunit alpha, producing the protein MPAAAGHRGPLAPTPAQTIGPFFGHALPFPGGARIAPDGHPDTLTVHGHVRDGTGAPVADALLEFWQPGPDGRPPREPGSLRRDGTRFTGFGRVPTDADGHYALHTRRPAAPAGRPDAAPHLAVIVHARGLLHHLFTRAYFPEHTAAHAADPLLSTLPPKRAATLLARPDGPARYRFDVQLQQPPNGTPEETVFLAFR
- the pcaH gene encoding protocatechuate 3,4-dioxygenase subunit beta yields the protein MTAPPPSAPPFPTPAPEPYRGAPERHPRRPRHPLAAATDPEAVELTAPVFGPADVDALDADLTRQHSGAPLGERVTVAGRVLDRAGRPVRGQLVEIWQANASGRYAHRGDRHPAPLDPNFTGVGRCLTDDHGRYAFTTVKPGAYPLPDQSAWRAAHLHFSLFGTAFTQRLITQMYFPGDPLLPYDQVLAAVPDAADRHRLIAAYDHQRSVPGGALAYRWDVVLDGPAATQTEGSR